In Lagopus muta isolate bLagMut1 chromosome 6, bLagMut1 primary, whole genome shotgun sequence, one DNA window encodes the following:
- the CTTN gene encoding src substrate cortactin isoform X1 — translation MWKATAGHAIAISQDDGADDWETDPDFVNDVSEKEQRWGAKTVKGSGHQEHINIHQLRENVFQEHQTIKEKELETGPKASHGYGGKFGVEQDRMDKSAVGHEYQSKLSKHCSQVDSVKGFGGKFGVQTDRVDQSAVGFEYQGKTEKHASQKDYSSGFGGKYGVQADRVDKSAVGFDYQGKTEKHESQKDYSKGFGGKYGVDKDKVDKSAVGFEYQGKTEKHESQKDYVKGFGGKFGVQTDRQDKCALGWDHQEKVQLHESQKDYKSGFGGKFGVQTERQDPSAVGFDYKEKLAKHESQQDYSKGFGGKYGVQKDRMDKNAATFEDIEKPTPTYQKTKPVEAVANKTSSIRANFENLAKEKEQEDRRKAEAERAQRMAREKQEQEEARRKLEEQAKAKKQTPPPSPTTQPAELKTPSSPVYQDAVSYDAESAYKNSSTTYSAAQEPESGYKATESDYQEAVSQREAEYEAETVYEVAGAGDHYQAEENTYDEYENELGITAIALYDYQAAGDDEISFDPDDIITNIEMIDDGWWRGVCKGRYGLFPANYVELRQ, via the exons ATGTGGAAGGCTACCGCAGGCCACGCCATTGCCATCAGCCAGGATGATGGAGCAGATGACTGGGAGACAGATCCCGACTTTGTG AATGACGTGAGTGAGAAAGAGCAGCGCTGGGGGGCTAAAACTGTGAAAGGATCCGGCCATCAAGAGCACATCAA TATTCATCAACTGAGAGAGAATGTATTCCAAGAACACCAGACCATCAAAGAGAAGGAGCTTGAAACGGGACCAAAAGCTTCCCATGGCTATGGAGGGAAATTTGGCGTTGAACAAGATCGCATGGATAAA TCAGCTGTTGGACACGAGTACCAGTCAAAGCTTTCTAAGCACTGCTCCCAAGTGGATTCTGTGAAAGGATTTGGAGGCAAGTTTGGAGTACAAACTGACAGAGTTGACCAG tCAGCTGTTGGGTTTGAATACCAGGGGAAAACTGAGAAACATGCCTCCCAAAAAG ACTACTCAAGTGGTTTTGGTGGAAAATATGGAGTGCAAGCTGACAGGGTGGACAAGAGTGCAGTGGGGTTTGATTACCAGGGTAAAACTGAGAAGCATGAGTCACAAAAAG ATTATTCCAAGGGCTTTGGTGGTAAATATGGTGTTGACAAGGACAAAGTGGACAAAAGTGCTGTTGGCTTTGAATATCAAGGCAAAACGGAAAAACATGAATCCCAGAAAG ATTATGTGAAGGGGTTTGGAGGCAAGTTTGGtgtgcagacagacagacaagaCAAATGTGCACTTGGCTGGGATCACCAGGAGAAAGTGCAGCTGCATGAATCCCAGAAAG ACTATAAGAGTGGTTTCGGAGGGAAATTTGGTGTACAGACAGAAAGGCAGGACCCATCTGCTGTGGGGTTTGATTACAAGGAGAAACTAGCCAAGCATGAATCTCAACAAG ATTATTCAAAAGGATTTGGTGGGAAGTATGGTGTACAGAAAGATCGGATGGATAAG AATGCAGCAACTTTTGAAGATATTGAGAAACCAACCCCAACATATCAGAAAACTAAGCCAGTAGAAGCTG tTGCTAATAAAACGAGTAGCATTAGAGCTAACTTTGAAAACCTCGCCaaggagaaagaacaggaaGACCGAAGGAAGGCAGAAGCTGAGAGAGCACAAAGAATGGCAAGGGAGAAACAAGAACAGGAAGAGGCTCGAAGGAAACTGGAG gAGCAAGCTaaagccaaaaaacaaactCCACCACCATCTCCTACCACACAGCCAGCTGAACTGAAGACACCCTCAAGCCCAGTCTACCAG GATGCAGTTTCCTATGATGCAGAGTCTGCCTACAAGAACTCTAGCACAACATACTCAGCAGCACAAGAGCCGGAATCTGGCTACAAAGCTACAGAGTCAGATTACCAAGAAGCAGTGAGtcagagagaagcagaataTGAGGCAGAGACAGTCTATGAAGTGGCAGGGGCAGGAGACCATTACCAAGCAG aagaaaatacttaCGATGAATATGAAAATGAACTTGGAATTACAGCCATAGCTCTTTATGATTATCAGGCTG CGGGTGATGACGAGATCTCCTTTGATCCAGATGACATCATCACAAACATAGAGATGATAGATGATGGCTGGTGGAGGGGTGTCTGCAAAGGCCGATACGGGTTGTTCCCAGCGAATTATGTGGAGCTGAGACAATAG
- the CTTN gene encoding src substrate cortactin isoform X2, whose protein sequence is MWKATAGHAIAISQDDGADDWETDPDFVNDVSEKEQRWGAKTVKGSGHQEHINIHQLRENVFQEHQTIKEKELETGPKASHGYGGKFGVEQDRMDKSAVGHEYQSKLSKHCSQVDSVKGFGGKFGVQTDRVDQSAVGFEYQGKTEKHASQKDYSSGFGGKYGVQADRVDKSAVGFDYQGKTEKHESQKDYSKGFGGKYGVDKDKVDKSAVGFEYQGKTEKHESQKDYVKGFGGKFGVQTDRQDKCALGWDHQEKVQLHESQKDYSKGFGGKYGVQKDRMDKNAATFEDIEKPTPTYQKTKPVEAVANKTSSIRANFENLAKEKEQEDRRKAEAERAQRMAREKQEQEEARRKLEEQAKAKKQTPPPSPTTQPAELKTPSSPVYQDAVSYDAESAYKNSSTTYSAAQEPESGYKATESDYQEAVSQREAEYEAETVYEVAGAGDHYQAEENTYDEYENELGITAIALYDYQAAGDDEISFDPDDIITNIEMIDDGWWRGVCKGRYGLFPANYVELRQ, encoded by the exons ATGTGGAAGGCTACCGCAGGCCACGCCATTGCCATCAGCCAGGATGATGGAGCAGATGACTGGGAGACAGATCCCGACTTTGTG AATGACGTGAGTGAGAAAGAGCAGCGCTGGGGGGCTAAAACTGTGAAAGGATCCGGCCATCAAGAGCACATCAA TATTCATCAACTGAGAGAGAATGTATTCCAAGAACACCAGACCATCAAAGAGAAGGAGCTTGAAACGGGACCAAAAGCTTCCCATGGCTATGGAGGGAAATTTGGCGTTGAACAAGATCGCATGGATAAA TCAGCTGTTGGACACGAGTACCAGTCAAAGCTTTCTAAGCACTGCTCCCAAGTGGATTCTGTGAAAGGATTTGGAGGCAAGTTTGGAGTACAAACTGACAGAGTTGACCAG tCAGCTGTTGGGTTTGAATACCAGGGGAAAACTGAGAAACATGCCTCCCAAAAAG ACTACTCAAGTGGTTTTGGTGGAAAATATGGAGTGCAAGCTGACAGGGTGGACAAGAGTGCAGTGGGGTTTGATTACCAGGGTAAAACTGAGAAGCATGAGTCACAAAAAG ATTATTCCAAGGGCTTTGGTGGTAAATATGGTGTTGACAAGGACAAAGTGGACAAAAGTGCTGTTGGCTTTGAATATCAAGGCAAAACGGAAAAACATGAATCCCAGAAAG ATTATGTGAAGGGGTTTGGAGGCAAGTTTGGtgtgcagacagacagacaagaCAAATGTGCACTTGGCTGGGATCACCAGGAGAAAGTGCAGCTGCATGAATCCCAGAAAG ATTATTCAAAAGGATTTGGTGGGAAGTATGGTGTACAGAAAGATCGGATGGATAAG AATGCAGCAACTTTTGAAGATATTGAGAAACCAACCCCAACATATCAGAAAACTAAGCCAGTAGAAGCTG tTGCTAATAAAACGAGTAGCATTAGAGCTAACTTTGAAAACCTCGCCaaggagaaagaacaggaaGACCGAAGGAAGGCAGAAGCTGAGAGAGCACAAAGAATGGCAAGGGAGAAACAAGAACAGGAAGAGGCTCGAAGGAAACTGGAG gAGCAAGCTaaagccaaaaaacaaactCCACCACCATCTCCTACCACACAGCCAGCTGAACTGAAGACACCCTCAAGCCCAGTCTACCAG GATGCAGTTTCCTATGATGCAGAGTCTGCCTACAAGAACTCTAGCACAACATACTCAGCAGCACAAGAGCCGGAATCTGGCTACAAAGCTACAGAGTCAGATTACCAAGAAGCAGTGAGtcagagagaagcagaataTGAGGCAGAGACAGTCTATGAAGTGGCAGGGGCAGGAGACCATTACCAAGCAG aagaaaatacttaCGATGAATATGAAAATGAACTTGGAATTACAGCCATAGCTCTTTATGATTATCAGGCTG CGGGTGATGACGAGATCTCCTTTGATCCAGATGACATCATCACAAACATAGAGATGATAGATGATGGCTGGTGGAGGGGTGTCTGCAAAGGCCGATACGGGTTGTTCCCAGCGAATTATGTGGAGCTGAGACAATAG
- the CTTN gene encoding src substrate cortactin isoform X5 yields the protein MWKATAGHAIAISQDDGADDWETDPDFVNDVSEKEQRWGAKTVKGSGHQEHINIHQLRENVFQEHQTIKEKELETGPKASHGYGGKFGVEQDRMDKSAVGHEYQSKLSKHCSQVDSVKGFGGKFGVQTDRVDQSAVGFEYQGKTEKHASQKDYSSGFGGKYGVQADRVDKSAVGFDYQGKTEKHESQKDYSKGFGGKYGVDKDKVDKSAVGFEYQGKTEKHESQKDYSKGFGGKYGVQKDRMDKNAATFEDIEKPTPTYQKTKPVEAVANKTSSIRANFENLAKEKEQEDRRKAEAERAQRMAREKQEQEEARRKLEEQAKAKKQTPPPSPTTQPAELKTPSSPVYQDAVSYDAESAYKNSSTTYSAAQEPESGYKATESDYQEAVSQREAEYEAETVYEVAGAGDHYQAEENTYDEYENELGITAIALYDYQAAGDDEISFDPDDIITNIEMIDDGWWRGVCKGRYGLFPANYVELRQ from the exons ATGTGGAAGGCTACCGCAGGCCACGCCATTGCCATCAGCCAGGATGATGGAGCAGATGACTGGGAGACAGATCCCGACTTTGTG AATGACGTGAGTGAGAAAGAGCAGCGCTGGGGGGCTAAAACTGTGAAAGGATCCGGCCATCAAGAGCACATCAA TATTCATCAACTGAGAGAGAATGTATTCCAAGAACACCAGACCATCAAAGAGAAGGAGCTTGAAACGGGACCAAAAGCTTCCCATGGCTATGGAGGGAAATTTGGCGTTGAACAAGATCGCATGGATAAA TCAGCTGTTGGACACGAGTACCAGTCAAAGCTTTCTAAGCACTGCTCCCAAGTGGATTCTGTGAAAGGATTTGGAGGCAAGTTTGGAGTACAAACTGACAGAGTTGACCAG tCAGCTGTTGGGTTTGAATACCAGGGGAAAACTGAGAAACATGCCTCCCAAAAAG ACTACTCAAGTGGTTTTGGTGGAAAATATGGAGTGCAAGCTGACAGGGTGGACAAGAGTGCAGTGGGGTTTGATTACCAGGGTAAAACTGAGAAGCATGAGTCACAAAAAG ATTATTCCAAGGGCTTTGGTGGTAAATATGGTGTTGACAAGGACAAAGTGGACAAAAGTGCTGTTGGCTTTGAATATCAAGGCAAAACGGAAAAACATGAATCCCAGAAAG ATTATTCAAAAGGATTTGGTGGGAAGTATGGTGTACAGAAAGATCGGATGGATAAG AATGCAGCAACTTTTGAAGATATTGAGAAACCAACCCCAACATATCAGAAAACTAAGCCAGTAGAAGCTG tTGCTAATAAAACGAGTAGCATTAGAGCTAACTTTGAAAACCTCGCCaaggagaaagaacaggaaGACCGAAGGAAGGCAGAAGCTGAGAGAGCACAAAGAATGGCAAGGGAGAAACAAGAACAGGAAGAGGCTCGAAGGAAACTGGAG gAGCAAGCTaaagccaaaaaacaaactCCACCACCATCTCCTACCACACAGCCAGCTGAACTGAAGACACCCTCAAGCCCAGTCTACCAG GATGCAGTTTCCTATGATGCAGAGTCTGCCTACAAGAACTCTAGCACAACATACTCAGCAGCACAAGAGCCGGAATCTGGCTACAAAGCTACAGAGTCAGATTACCAAGAAGCAGTGAGtcagagagaagcagaataTGAGGCAGAGACAGTCTATGAAGTGGCAGGGGCAGGAGACCATTACCAAGCAG aagaaaatacttaCGATGAATATGAAAATGAACTTGGAATTACAGCCATAGCTCTTTATGATTATCAGGCTG CGGGTGATGACGAGATCTCCTTTGATCCAGATGACATCATCACAAACATAGAGATGATAGATGATGGCTGGTGGAGGGGTGTCTGCAAAGGCCGATACGGGTTGTTCCCAGCGAATTATGTGGAGCTGAGACAATAG
- the CTTN gene encoding src substrate cortactin isoform X3: MWKATAGHAIAISQDDGADDWETDPDFVNDVSEKEQRWGAKTVKGSGHQEHINIHQLRENVFQEHQTIKEKELETGPKASHGYGGKFGVEQDRMDKSAVGHEYQSKLSKHCSQVDSVKGFGGKFGVQTDRVDQSAVGFEYQGKTEKHASQKDYSSGFGGKYGVQADRVDKSAVGFDYQGKTEKHESQKDYVKGFGGKFGVQTDRQDKCALGWDHQEKVQLHESQKDYKSGFGGKFGVQTERQDPSAVGFDYKEKLAKHESQQDYSKGFGGKYGVQKDRMDKNAATFEDIEKPTPTYQKTKPVEAVANKTSSIRANFENLAKEKEQEDRRKAEAERAQRMAREKQEQEEARRKLEEQAKAKKQTPPPSPTTQPAELKTPSSPVYQDAVSYDAESAYKNSSTTYSAAQEPESGYKATESDYQEAVSQREAEYEAETVYEVAGAGDHYQAEENTYDEYENELGITAIALYDYQAAGDDEISFDPDDIITNIEMIDDGWWRGVCKGRYGLFPANYVELRQ, encoded by the exons ATGTGGAAGGCTACCGCAGGCCACGCCATTGCCATCAGCCAGGATGATGGAGCAGATGACTGGGAGACAGATCCCGACTTTGTG AATGACGTGAGTGAGAAAGAGCAGCGCTGGGGGGCTAAAACTGTGAAAGGATCCGGCCATCAAGAGCACATCAA TATTCATCAACTGAGAGAGAATGTATTCCAAGAACACCAGACCATCAAAGAGAAGGAGCTTGAAACGGGACCAAAAGCTTCCCATGGCTATGGAGGGAAATTTGGCGTTGAACAAGATCGCATGGATAAA TCAGCTGTTGGACACGAGTACCAGTCAAAGCTTTCTAAGCACTGCTCCCAAGTGGATTCTGTGAAAGGATTTGGAGGCAAGTTTGGAGTACAAACTGACAGAGTTGACCAG tCAGCTGTTGGGTTTGAATACCAGGGGAAAACTGAGAAACATGCCTCCCAAAAAG ACTACTCAAGTGGTTTTGGTGGAAAATATGGAGTGCAAGCTGACAGGGTGGACAAGAGTGCAGTGGGGTTTGATTACCAGGGTAAAACTGAGAAGCATGAGTCACAAAAAG ATTATGTGAAGGGGTTTGGAGGCAAGTTTGGtgtgcagacagacagacaagaCAAATGTGCACTTGGCTGGGATCACCAGGAGAAAGTGCAGCTGCATGAATCCCAGAAAG ACTATAAGAGTGGTTTCGGAGGGAAATTTGGTGTACAGACAGAAAGGCAGGACCCATCTGCTGTGGGGTTTGATTACAAGGAGAAACTAGCCAAGCATGAATCTCAACAAG ATTATTCAAAAGGATTTGGTGGGAAGTATGGTGTACAGAAAGATCGGATGGATAAG AATGCAGCAACTTTTGAAGATATTGAGAAACCAACCCCAACATATCAGAAAACTAAGCCAGTAGAAGCTG tTGCTAATAAAACGAGTAGCATTAGAGCTAACTTTGAAAACCTCGCCaaggagaaagaacaggaaGACCGAAGGAAGGCAGAAGCTGAGAGAGCACAAAGAATGGCAAGGGAGAAACAAGAACAGGAAGAGGCTCGAAGGAAACTGGAG gAGCAAGCTaaagccaaaaaacaaactCCACCACCATCTCCTACCACACAGCCAGCTGAACTGAAGACACCCTCAAGCCCAGTCTACCAG GATGCAGTTTCCTATGATGCAGAGTCTGCCTACAAGAACTCTAGCACAACATACTCAGCAGCACAAGAGCCGGAATCTGGCTACAAAGCTACAGAGTCAGATTACCAAGAAGCAGTGAGtcagagagaagcagaataTGAGGCAGAGACAGTCTATGAAGTGGCAGGGGCAGGAGACCATTACCAAGCAG aagaaaatacttaCGATGAATATGAAAATGAACTTGGAATTACAGCCATAGCTCTTTATGATTATCAGGCTG CGGGTGATGACGAGATCTCCTTTGATCCAGATGACATCATCACAAACATAGAGATGATAGATGATGGCTGGTGGAGGGGTGTCTGCAAAGGCCGATACGGGTTGTTCCCAGCGAATTATGTGGAGCTGAGACAATAG
- the CTTN gene encoding src substrate cortactin isoform X4 translates to MWKATAGHAIAISQDDGADDWETDPDFVNDVSEKEQRWGAKTVKGSGHQEHINIHQLRENVFQEHQTIKEKELETGPKASHGYGGKFGVEQDRMDKSAVGHEYQSKLSKHCSQVDSVKGFGGKFGVQTDRVDQSAVGFEYQGKTEKHASQKDYSSGFGGKYGVQADRVDKSAVGFDYQGKTEKHESQKDYVKGFGGKFGVQTDRQDKCALGWDHQEKVQLHESQKDYSKGFGGKYGVQKDRMDKNAATFEDIEKPTPTYQKTKPVEAVANKTSSIRANFENLAKEKEQEDRRKAEAERAQRMAREKQEQEEARRKLEEQAKAKKQTPPPSPTTQPAELKTPSSPVYQDAVSYDAESAYKNSSTTYSAAQEPESGYKATESDYQEAVSQREAEYEAETVYEVAGAGDHYQAEENTYDEYENELGITAIALYDYQAAGDDEISFDPDDIITNIEMIDDGWWRGVCKGRYGLFPANYVELRQ, encoded by the exons ATGTGGAAGGCTACCGCAGGCCACGCCATTGCCATCAGCCAGGATGATGGAGCAGATGACTGGGAGACAGATCCCGACTTTGTG AATGACGTGAGTGAGAAAGAGCAGCGCTGGGGGGCTAAAACTGTGAAAGGATCCGGCCATCAAGAGCACATCAA TATTCATCAACTGAGAGAGAATGTATTCCAAGAACACCAGACCATCAAAGAGAAGGAGCTTGAAACGGGACCAAAAGCTTCCCATGGCTATGGAGGGAAATTTGGCGTTGAACAAGATCGCATGGATAAA TCAGCTGTTGGACACGAGTACCAGTCAAAGCTTTCTAAGCACTGCTCCCAAGTGGATTCTGTGAAAGGATTTGGAGGCAAGTTTGGAGTACAAACTGACAGAGTTGACCAG tCAGCTGTTGGGTTTGAATACCAGGGGAAAACTGAGAAACATGCCTCCCAAAAAG ACTACTCAAGTGGTTTTGGTGGAAAATATGGAGTGCAAGCTGACAGGGTGGACAAGAGTGCAGTGGGGTTTGATTACCAGGGTAAAACTGAGAAGCATGAGTCACAAAAAG ATTATGTGAAGGGGTTTGGAGGCAAGTTTGGtgtgcagacagacagacaagaCAAATGTGCACTTGGCTGGGATCACCAGGAGAAAGTGCAGCTGCATGAATCCCAGAAAG ATTATTCAAAAGGATTTGGTGGGAAGTATGGTGTACAGAAAGATCGGATGGATAAG AATGCAGCAACTTTTGAAGATATTGAGAAACCAACCCCAACATATCAGAAAACTAAGCCAGTAGAAGCTG tTGCTAATAAAACGAGTAGCATTAGAGCTAACTTTGAAAACCTCGCCaaggagaaagaacaggaaGACCGAAGGAAGGCAGAAGCTGAGAGAGCACAAAGAATGGCAAGGGAGAAACAAGAACAGGAAGAGGCTCGAAGGAAACTGGAG gAGCAAGCTaaagccaaaaaacaaactCCACCACCATCTCCTACCACACAGCCAGCTGAACTGAAGACACCCTCAAGCCCAGTCTACCAG GATGCAGTTTCCTATGATGCAGAGTCTGCCTACAAGAACTCTAGCACAACATACTCAGCAGCACAAGAGCCGGAATCTGGCTACAAAGCTACAGAGTCAGATTACCAAGAAGCAGTGAGtcagagagaagcagaataTGAGGCAGAGACAGTCTATGAAGTGGCAGGGGCAGGAGACCATTACCAAGCAG aagaaaatacttaCGATGAATATGAAAATGAACTTGGAATTACAGCCATAGCTCTTTATGATTATCAGGCTG CGGGTGATGACGAGATCTCCTTTGATCCAGATGACATCATCACAAACATAGAGATGATAGATGATGGCTGGTGGAGGGGTGTCTGCAAAGGCCGATACGGGTTGTTCCCAGCGAATTATGTGGAGCTGAGACAATAG